A single genomic interval of Nonomuraea rubra harbors:
- a CDS encoding ABC transporter ATP-binding protein — MLEVHDLTVRFGGITALDGVGFGVAGGEMVGLIGPNGAGKTTLFNCLTRRYTPQAGTITYEGRDLTAVAPHAIVGLGIARTFQNLGLFPRLSVRDNVLVGAHHRGRAGFFSAGLRLPGVGREERELRAEADAVLERLGLAEVAAHPATGLPFGTLKRVELARALIARPRLLLLDEPVNGLNAAEVDEFAGTLGSIRTEYGLTVIVVEHHMGFVMGICERIVCLDFGRKIAEGPPEEVQRDPAVIEAYLGTAA; from the coding sequence GCGGGCGGGGAGATGGTGGGGCTCATCGGGCCGAACGGCGCCGGCAAGACCACCCTGTTCAACTGCCTGACCCGGCGCTACACCCCCCAGGCCGGGACGATCACGTACGAGGGCAGGGACCTGACCGCCGTGGCCCCGCACGCCATCGTCGGGCTCGGCATCGCCAGGACCTTCCAGAACCTGGGCCTGTTCCCCCGCCTGTCCGTACGCGACAACGTGCTGGTCGGCGCGCACCACAGGGGCCGCGCCGGCTTCTTCTCCGCCGGGCTGCGGCTGCCGGGCGTGGGCCGCGAGGAACGCGAGCTGCGCGCCGAGGCCGACGCCGTGCTGGAACGGCTGGGCCTGGCCGAGGTGGCCGCGCATCCGGCGACCGGGCTCCCGTTCGGCACCCTGAAACGCGTCGAGCTGGCCCGCGCGCTGATCGCCCGCCCCCGGCTGCTGCTCCTCGACGAGCCGGTGAACGGGCTGAACGCGGCCGAGGTGGACGAGTTCGCGGGCACGCTGGGGTCGATCCGCACCGAGTACGGCCTGACGGTCATCGTGGTCGAGCACCACATGGGGTTCGTCATGGGCATCTGCGAGCGCATCGTCTGCCTCGACTTCGGCCGCAAGATCGCCGAAGGCCCGCCCGAGGAGGTCCAGCGGGACCCGGCCGTGATCGAGGCCTACCTGGGGACGGCGGCATGA
- a CDS encoding ABC transporter ATP-binding protein gives MSSDLVVEDLVAGYGDAQVLHGVRFTVREGEVCAILGPNGAGKTTLLRALSGMVRTRGTITLGGVPLAGRSPDAVARLGVAHVPEGRGTFMPLTVEENLRLGAYVRRGPAVNDDLERIYQYFPVLKKRLKQAAGSLSGGEQQMLALGRALMLRPRVLLLDEPSLGLAPLVTRELFRIVQTINEEEQTTVVVVEQNAHLALGVAQQAHVLETGRIVLSGTAEEIRADEQVAQSYLGYRV, from the coding sequence ATGAGTTCCGATCTGGTGGTGGAGGACCTGGTCGCCGGTTACGGCGACGCGCAGGTGCTGCACGGCGTGCGCTTCACCGTCCGCGAGGGCGAGGTCTGCGCGATCCTCGGCCCCAACGGCGCCGGCAAGACCACGCTGCTGCGCGCCCTGTCCGGCATGGTGAGGACGCGCGGCACGATCACGCTCGGCGGCGTCCCCCTGGCCGGCCGCTCGCCCGACGCCGTCGCCCGGCTCGGCGTCGCCCACGTGCCCGAGGGGCGCGGCACGTTCATGCCGCTGACCGTCGAGGAGAACCTCCGGCTCGGCGCGTACGTCCGGCGCGGCCCGGCCGTGAACGACGACCTCGAACGCATCTACCAGTACTTCCCGGTCCTGAAGAAGCGGCTCAAGCAGGCCGCGGGCAGCCTCAGCGGCGGCGAGCAGCAGATGCTCGCCCTCGGCAGGGCCCTCATGCTGCGCCCCCGGGTGCTGCTGCTCGACGAGCCGTCGCTGGGCCTGGCCCCGCTCGTCACCCGGGAGCTGTTCCGCATCGTCCAGACCATCAACGAAGAGGAGCAGACCACCGTGGTCGTCGTCGAGCAGAACGCCCATCTTGCCCTGGGCGTCGCCCAGCAGGCGCACGTCCTGGAGACCGGGCGGATCGTGCTGTCGGGCACGGCCGAGGAGATCCGGGCCGACGAGCAGGTCGCCCAGTCCTACCTCGGCTACCGGGTGTAG
- a CDS encoding branched-chain amino acid ABC transporter permease, whose translation MAGFLQQVVEGLGAGAIYASLALALVLIYQFTGIVNFAQGELAMFSTYIAWQCVAAGMPFWLALVVTLAVSFAGGMLIERVIIRPVEGAPELTIVIVTVGLFIFVNAAAGWIWTFLIKDFPNPFPGGALEAVGISVSFSTLGVLGVVALVMGLLYVLFQYTKIGLGMRAVATNPASARLVGIRVGRTLALGWGLAATVGAVSGVLVAPLLFLEPNMMGGVLIYAFAAATLGGFDSPLGAVTGGLIVGVAETLAGAYVGFIGSDLKVGVPLVIILGVLLLRPQGLFGRAAVERA comes from the coding sequence ATGGCCGGATTCCTGCAGCAGGTCGTCGAGGGGCTCGGCGCGGGCGCCATCTACGCCAGCCTGGCGCTGGCCCTGGTGCTGATCTACCAGTTCACCGGGATCGTCAACTTCGCCCAGGGCGAGCTGGCCATGTTCTCCACCTACATCGCGTGGCAGTGCGTGGCCGCCGGCATGCCGTTCTGGCTGGCGCTGGTGGTGACGCTGGCCGTTTCGTTCGCCGGCGGGATGCTCATCGAACGGGTCATCATCAGGCCGGTCGAGGGCGCGCCCGAGCTGACCATCGTGATCGTCACCGTCGGGCTGTTCATCTTCGTCAACGCCGCCGCCGGCTGGATCTGGACGTTCCTCATCAAGGACTTCCCGAACCCGTTCCCCGGCGGCGCGCTGGAGGCGGTGGGCATCAGCGTGAGCTTCTCCACGCTGGGCGTGCTCGGCGTGGTGGCGCTGGTCATGGGGCTGCTGTACGTGCTCTTCCAGTACACCAAGATCGGGCTGGGCATGCGGGCCGTGGCCACGAACCCCGCCTCCGCCCGCCTGGTCGGCATCCGCGTGGGCCGTACGCTCGCGCTCGGCTGGGGCCTGGCCGCCACCGTCGGCGCCGTGTCAGGGGTGCTCGTGGCGCCGCTGCTGTTCCTGGAGCCGAACATGATGGGCGGCGTCCTCATCTACGCCTTCGCCGCCGCCACGCTCGGCGGCTTCGACAGCCCGCTCGGCGCGGTCACCGGCGGCCTGATCGTGGGCGTCGCCGAGACGCTCGCCGGGGCCTACGTCGGCTTCATCGGGTCCGACCTCAAGGTGGGGGTGCCGCTGGTGATCATCCTCGGTGTGCTGCTGCTGCGGCCCCAGGGGCTCTTCGGCCGGGCGGCGGTGGAGCGGGCATGA
- a CDS encoding branched-chain amino acid ABC transporter permease, with protein MSATKVPVKPVPVTERKKPDWKWAGLALLLAAAAIYAPFQLVPFHVFQLTMVLVYAVVLLGLNLLVGHAGQISLGHGAFFAVGAYAAAILMDRWAVPYPLTLPAAAAVAFVLGLALGVPAMRLRGLYLALVTLAIAIFLVPLLKRFEELTGGSMGLTLAKPAPPAWSGLAEDQWLYFLTLAVAVAAFLLAASLLRSRVGRALHALRDNETAAEVMGVRLSFYKTLAFAWSAMFAGAAGCVYTWVIGFVSPDSFTVNLSITLLAGLVVGGLGSLSGPVLGGLFVMFVPSISQDVNDAAPGVIFGLLIIAVMYVAPTGLAGLAGRLIKKIPRKE; from the coding sequence ATGAGCGCTACGAAAGTGCCGGTCAAGCCGGTCCCGGTCACCGAGCGGAAGAAGCCGGACTGGAAGTGGGCCGGGCTCGCCCTGCTCCTGGCCGCCGCCGCGATCTACGCGCCCTTCCAGCTCGTCCCCTTCCACGTCTTCCAGCTCACGATGGTGCTGGTGTACGCGGTGGTGCTGCTCGGGCTCAACCTCCTCGTCGGCCACGCGGGGCAGATCTCCCTCGGCCACGGTGCCTTCTTCGCCGTCGGCGCGTACGCGGCCGCCATCCTCATGGACCGGTGGGCGGTGCCGTACCCGCTGACGCTGCCCGCCGCGGCGGCGGTGGCGTTCGTGCTGGGCCTCGCGCTCGGCGTGCCGGCCATGCGGCTGCGCGGCCTGTACCTGGCGCTGGTGACGCTCGCCATCGCGATCTTCCTCGTCCCGCTGCTGAAGCGGTTCGAGGAGCTGACCGGCGGCTCCATGGGCCTGACGCTGGCCAAGCCGGCGCCGCCCGCGTGGAGCGGGCTGGCCGAGGACCAGTGGCTGTACTTCCTCACGCTGGCCGTCGCCGTCGCCGCGTTCCTGCTGGCCGCCTCGCTGCTGCGCTCGCGGGTCGGCCGGGCCCTGCACGCCCTCAGGGACAACGAGACCGCGGCCGAGGTCATGGGCGTGCGGCTGTCGTTCTACAAGACGCTCGCGTTCGCCTGGAGCGCCATGTTCGCCGGAGCGGCGGGGTGTGTCTACACGTGGGTGATCGGGTTCGTCTCACCGGACTCGTTCACCGTGAACCTGTCGATCACCTTGCTGGCCGGCCTGGTCGTCGGCGGGCTCGGCTCGCTGTCCGGACCCGTGCTCGGCGGGTTGTTCGTCATGTTCGTGCCGAGCATCTCTCAGGACGTCAACGACGCGGCGCCCGGCGTCATCTTCGGCCTGCTGATCATCGCGGTGATGTACGTGGCCCCGACGGGGCTGGCCGGTCTGGCCGGGCGCTTGATCAAGAAGATTCCCCGGAAGGAGTAA
- a CDS encoding ABC transporter substrate-binding protein — MRVSAIGCTALLLLAVAACGGRDAATGGGTGGTASAGGQCAGQQTTGITDTSMKLGGIYPLSGPASAYGDIPKGIKAYFDYVNAEKGGIGGRKVEFVVRDDGYSPPKAVEEARRLVEQEQVFALFQTLGTPSTAATWDYTNQRKVPQVFVATGASIWGTDTAHPWTIGWQPNYISEARVYAAYLKKEKPDAKVAVLYQNDDFGKDLFGGFKRALEGTQVQVVAEQSYEVTDPSVDPQMRNLAESKADVFLNITTPKFGSQALAADAKNTKWNPLHIVNNVAASITVLKPVGFENVQGVVSATYYKDPNDPTWANDAEMQLYKQKMQQYAPGADVNVPYHTFGWAAASSFHKAMEAAACPTREGLRDSVRNLKGVKVDMLLPGVTLDTAQGDGFPIESMQLMTFKGERWELFGDVIDTRKEFGPLGG; from the coding sequence ATGCGAGTTTCTGCGATCGGCTGCACGGCGCTGCTCCTGCTCGCGGTCGCCGCCTGCGGGGGGCGCGACGCGGCCACCGGCGGCGGCACAGGAGGCACGGCCTCGGCCGGAGGCCAGTGTGCGGGGCAGCAGACCACCGGCATCACCGACACGAGCATGAAACTGGGCGGCATCTACCCGCTGTCCGGCCCCGCCTCCGCCTATGGGGACATCCCCAAGGGCATCAAGGCGTACTTCGACTACGTCAACGCCGAGAAGGGCGGCATCGGCGGGCGCAAGGTCGAGTTCGTCGTCCGCGACGACGGCTACTCCCCGCCCAAGGCCGTCGAGGAGGCCCGCAGGCTGGTGGAGCAGGAGCAGGTCTTCGCCCTGTTCCAGACGCTCGGCACCCCCTCCACCGCCGCCACCTGGGACTACACCAACCAGCGCAAGGTCCCGCAGGTCTTCGTGGCCACCGGCGCCTCCATCTGGGGCACCGACACCGCCCACCCGTGGACGATCGGCTGGCAGCCCAACTACATCTCCGAGGCCCGCGTCTACGCGGCTTACCTGAAGAAGGAGAAGCCCGACGCCAAGGTCGCCGTGCTCTACCAGAACGACGACTTCGGCAAGGACCTGTTCGGCGGGTTCAAGCGGGCACTCGAGGGCACGCAGGTGCAGGTCGTGGCCGAGCAGAGCTACGAGGTCACCGACCCCAGCGTGGACCCGCAGATGCGCAACCTCGCCGAGTCCAAGGCCGACGTCTTCCTCAACATCACCACGCCGAAGTTCGGCTCGCAGGCGCTGGCCGCCGACGCCAAGAACACCAAGTGGAACCCGCTGCACATCGTCAACAACGTCGCCGCCTCGATCACGGTGCTCAAGCCGGTCGGGTTCGAGAACGTGCAGGGCGTCGTGTCGGCCACGTACTACAAGGACCCGAACGACCCGACGTGGGCGAACGACGCCGAGATGCAGCTCTACAAGCAGAAGATGCAGCAGTACGCGCCGGGGGCCGACGTCAACGTGCCGTACCACACCTTCGGCTGGGCGGCGGCGAGCAGCTTCCACAAGGCCATGGAGGCGGCCGCCTGCCCGACCCGTGAGGGCCTGCGGGACTCCGTCCGCAACCTCAAGGGCGTCAAGGTGGACATGCTGCTGCCCGGGGTGACGCTGGACACCGCGCAGGGTGACGGCTTCCCGATCGAGTCGATGCAGCTCATGACGTTCAAGGGAGAGCGGTGGGAGCTGTTCGGGGACGTGATCGACACCCGCAAGGAGTTCGGCCCGCTGGGCGGCTGA
- a CDS encoding NAD-dependent epimerase/dehydratase family protein, which translates to MRVVVIGGSGHIGTYLIPRLVEAGHEVVNVSRGKREPYTPHGAWQRVTTVVADREAEEADGSFGRRIAELGGDVVIDLICFTEPSARAIADALAGRVRQFLHCGTIWVHGPSAQVPTTEAAKRAPFGEYGIRKAAIEAHLLDRAHREGFPVTIIHPGHITGPGWVPVNPAGNVNPEVFQKLAEGSEVALPNLGMETVQHVHADDVARLFMDAMAAPSAAVGESFHSVAATALTLRGFAGAVAGWFGREARLAFLPWEEWRGTVPEFDAQVTYDHILHSPHCSMEKAARLLGHRPRYTSLEAVSEAVGWLVRAGTIKP; encoded by the coding sequence ATGCGTGTTGTGGTGATCGGCGGCAGTGGGCACATCGGTACGTACCTCATCCCCCGCCTGGTCGAGGCCGGGCATGAGGTCGTCAACGTGAGCCGGGGGAAGCGGGAGCCGTACACCCCGCACGGTGCCTGGCAGCGGGTCACCACCGTCGTCGCCGACCGCGAGGCGGAGGAGGCCGACGGGAGCTTCGGGCGGCGGATCGCCGAGCTGGGCGGCGACGTGGTCATCGACCTCATCTGCTTCACCGAGCCGAGCGCCCGGGCGATCGCCGACGCGCTCGCCGGGCGGGTGCGGCAGTTCCTGCACTGCGGGACGATCTGGGTGCACGGGCCGAGCGCGCAGGTGCCGACGACCGAGGCGGCGAAGCGGGCGCCCTTCGGCGAGTACGGCATCCGGAAGGCGGCCATCGAGGCCCACCTGCTCGACCGGGCCCACCGGGAGGGGTTCCCCGTCACGATCATCCATCCGGGGCACATCACCGGGCCGGGCTGGGTGCCGGTGAACCCGGCCGGGAACGTGAACCCCGAGGTGTTCCAGAAGCTCGCGGAGGGCAGCGAGGTCGCGCTGCCCAACCTGGGCATGGAGACCGTGCAGCACGTGCACGCCGACGACGTCGCGCGGCTGTTCATGGACGCCATGGCCGCCCCGTCCGCGGCCGTCGGGGAGAGCTTCCACTCCGTCGCCGCCACCGCCCTGACGTTGCGCGGGTTCGCCGGGGCGGTGGCGGGATGGTTCGGCAGGGAGGCCAGGCTGGCGTTCCTGCCGTGGGAGGAGTGGCGGGGCACGGTGCCGGAGTTCGACGCGCAGGTCACCTACGACCACATCCTGCACAGCCCGCACTGCAGCATGGAGAAGGCCGCGCGGCTGCTGGGGCACCGGCCCCGGTACACCTCGCTGGAGGCCGTCTCCGAAGCGGTCGGCTGGCTGGTGCGGGCCGGCACCATCAAGCCCTGA
- a CDS encoding maleylpyruvate isomerase family mycothiol-dependent enzyme codes for MTETAWAPVHAERAALAADLAGLAEERWATPSLCDGLTVREVLAHLTAGASLTPLRWLAGVIRCRFDFDKQVAMRLAEHLGADGAETLERFERVVTSTTSPPLPGVAMLGETIVHGEDIRRPLGIRRDYPVETVTRLAEYYRGSDQVVKAKGRIGGLRLVATDGPFETGSGAVVSGRTVALIMAMTGREAHCDELEGDGVPILRARRGPV; via the coding sequence ATGACAGAGACAGCCTGGGCACCGGTCCACGCCGAGCGCGCCGCCCTCGCCGCCGACCTGGCCGGCCTGGCGGAGGAGCGGTGGGCGACGCCGTCGTTGTGCGACGGGCTGACGGTCCGCGAGGTGCTCGCCCACCTGACGGCCGGGGCCAGCCTCACCCCGCTGCGGTGGCTGGCGGGCGTGATCCGCTGCCGGTTCGACTTCGACAAGCAGGTGGCGATGCGGCTGGCCGAGCATCTGGGCGCCGACGGGGCCGAGACCCTGGAACGCTTCGAGCGCGTCGTCACCAGCACGACCTCACCGCCTCTGCCCGGAGTGGCGATGCTCGGGGAGACGATCGTGCACGGGGAGGACATCCGCCGCCCCCTGGGCATCCGCCGGGACTACCCGGTCGAGACCGTCACGCGGCTGGCCGAGTACTACCGGGGATCGGACCAGGTGGTGAAGGCCAAGGGGCGGATCGGCGGGCTGCGGCTCGTCGCCACCGACGGGCCGTTCGAGACGGGCTCGGGGGCGGTCGTGTCCGGGCGTACCGTCGCCCTGATCATGGCGATGACCGGGCGCGAGGCGCACTGCGACGAGCTGGAGGGGGACGGCGTCCCGATCCTGCGGGCGCGTCGCGGGCCGGTCTGA
- a CDS encoding DUF5317 family protein → MAAPVLLGAALGYLFGGRLHHLADLRLKALPLLLAAALLQAAQFAGVTLFGLSLIGPVFVLVGVWGLLNLRDPGCPVRPPLAVILAGGAMNGLAILVNGRMPFAGTSGETPKHEVMDAATRLPWLGDVIPVPGTHLLISVGDLLLVAGIGWLIAAGMRAPRTV, encoded by the coding sequence ATGGCCGCGCCCGTACTGCTGGGCGCGGCCCTCGGCTACCTCTTCGGAGGCCGGCTGCACCACCTCGCCGACCTGCGGCTCAAGGCGTTGCCGCTGCTGCTGGCCGCGGCCCTGCTGCAAGCGGCGCAATTCGCCGGAGTGACCCTGTTCGGCCTTTCCCTGATCGGGCCGGTCTTCGTCCTGGTCGGCGTCTGGGGACTGCTCAACCTGCGCGACCCCGGATGCCCGGTCCGGCCGCCTCTCGCCGTGATCCTCGCGGGCGGCGCGATGAACGGCCTGGCCATTCTGGTGAACGGGCGCATGCCCTTCGCCGGCACGAGCGGGGAGACGCCCAAGCACGAGGTGATGGACGCCGCCACCCGGCTGCCCTGGCTCGGCGACGTGATCCCGGTGCCGGGCACGCACCTGCTGATCAGCGTGGGCGACCTGCTGCTCGTGGCCGGGATCGGCTGGCTGATCGCCGCCGGCATGCGAGCACCCCGTACCGTGTAG